In Oncorhynchus gorbuscha isolate QuinsamMale2020 ecotype Even-year unplaced genomic scaffold, OgorEven_v1.0 Un_scaffold_1208, whole genome shotgun sequence, a single window of DNA contains:
- the LOC124021784 gene encoding carbohydrate sulfotransferase 1-like, with the protein MQCSWKAVILLALASIAIQYTAIRTLTSKPFQLCPVPSPQNCGLLGGSETESPIEGRAGCDDYPYFSFNASRKTHIMVLATTRSGSSFVGQLLNQHADIFYLFEPLYHVQTTLIPRLSHSRNAADRRVMLGASRDLLRSLYGCDLYFLESYIKPAPANHTTDKLFRRGASRALCSLPVCDAFGPTDANVEEGDCVKKCASLNMTLAADACREKRHVAIKVVRVPEIGDLRALVEDPRLNIKVIQLVRDPRGILSSRIETFRDTYRLWRIWRATGRRPYNLDLSQLTVVCEDFLGSVSTGLSHPHWLKGKYMLVRYEDLSRNPLLKTMEIYDFLGLPMDKSVEEWIQTNTRGSTELSAKHKYGTVRDSAANAESWRLKLSYDMVEYTQATCHKVLHQLGYKAVKSAEELKNMSLSLVQDKTFVPFS; encoded by the coding sequence ATGCAATGTTCCTGGAAGGCAGTGATCCTGCTGGCCTTGGCCTCCATCGCCATCCAGTACACCGCCATCCGGACTCTCACCTCCAAGCCCTTCCAGCTCTGCCCCGTGCCAAGCCCCCAGAACTGTGGCCTCCTGGGAGGCTCCGAGACAGAGTCCCCCATAGAGGGGCGGGCCGGCTGCGACGACTACCCCTACTTCAGCTTCAACGCCTCCCGTAAGACCCACATCATGGTGCTGGCTACAACGCGCAGCGGCTCCTCCTTCGTGGGCCAGCTGCTCAACCAGCATGCTGACATCTTCTACCTATTCGAGCCCCTCTACCATGTCCAGACCACTCTGATCCCTCGGCTATCTCACAGCCGCAACGCAGCCGACCGCAGGGTGATGCTGGGTGCCAGTCGCGATCTCCTGCGGAGCCTCTACGGCTGTGACCTCTACTTCCTAGAGAGTTACATTAAGCCGGCGCCGGCCAACCACACCACGGACAAGCTGTTTCGTCGAGGGGCCAGCCGGGCGCTGTGCTCGCTGCCCGTGTGTGATGCCTTTGGACCCACCGACGCCAATGTAGAGGAGGGTGACTGCGTCAAGAAGTGTGCCTCCCTCAACATGACCCTGGCGGCCGATGCCTGCCGCGAGAAGCGGCACGTGGCGATCAAGGTTGTGCGTGTGCCGGAGATCGGGGACCTGCGGGCGCTGGTGGAGGATCCTCGGCTGAACATCAAGGTTATCCAGTTGGTGCGCGACCCTCGCGGGATCCTGTCGTCGCGGATCGAGACTTTCCGGGACACCTACCGTCTGTGGAGGATCTGGAGGGCCACAGGGCGGAGGCCCTACAACCTGGACCTCAGCCAGCTGACGGTGGTTTGTGAGGACTTCCTCGGCTCTGTGTCGACAGGACTCAGCCACCCCCACTGGCTCAAAGGGAAGTATATGCTGGTGCGTTACGAGGATCTGTCCAGGAACCCTCTGCTGAAGACCATGGAGATATATGACTTCCTGGGTCTGCCGATGGACAAGAGCGTGGAGGAGTGGATACAGACCAACACTAGGGGCAGCACCGAGCTGTCGGCTAAACACAAGTACGGTACGGTGAGGGACTCAGCGGCCAACGCCGAGAGCTGGCGCTTGAAACTGTCCTACGACATGGTGGAGTACACGCAGGCCACGTGTCACAAGGTACTACATCAGCTGGGCTATAAGGCAGTAAAGTCAGCTGAGGAACTGAAAAACATGTCACTCTCACTCGTGCAGGACAAaacttttgtacctttttcctaA